A segment of the Candidatus Omnitrophota bacterium genome:
GATTGTCGGATCATCAACATGCTGTTCAATAAATGACCTACCTAGATCCTCGTAAAGCAGCGGGTCTCTCGTAGTTTCTAGGGCATGAACAAGCGGATCATCCGCAAGAACGGATACGATATCCTCCGATTCAATTGAGCCACGCCGCTTGCGCTGCACATAGTCAGTACTATCCTTATCCAGCTGAAATATTGCTGCATGAGTCAGACCAACTGTTTTGGTAAGGACTCGTACGATCAGGCTAAATAGATGGTCAAGATTCCGTATTCTAGTCATACCTGAAGCTGCTGCGAGCAGAGTATCTTGATAGTGTCGCTCTTCTCGTCTGATAAGACGTTCTACCCTTCTACTCGCAACTCCAGCCGCCAGCGGAGCACATGCTGCTAACAGCGTATACAGACCTACTGGAAACAACCACCAATACTCCGGAACGAGCTGCTCCAACGTTTCTTTCAGTGCAATCGAAAACGTCACGGGAATAACGAGTACAAAGAAATAGACAACCGCCCATGCACCTGTTCTCGTCAAGGCAATACTCAGGTCTAGCATACGGTGCCTCACAATGGCATATGCAAGCAAGACCGGGTAGAGAGGAACAACAATGACGGTAGGCAGTATCGGGGGAATGCCATAGACAGGGAGGTATGTCATACTGCCGCCATAGAAGCCCACCATGCTGGCGGCAAGCACAAAATTGAGTTGATTTCTTTGCTGCGGCGATGCACTTGCTCTTGCCTTCAGCACCAAGACAAACCCAAAGACTGAGTATCCAAGAAAATAGGCAAGCATCAGCGGGTACCATGGACCGGGAGAGGAGTAGTATCTAAAGTAAAGCGGTGAGTGCACGCCACCCACAACGTAGCCTGAATAAAGTCCCCATCCCAGGACGCCAATAATTAGCCAGCCCAGCCACAATAGTTGCCGATACCAACAACCCAAAAGGATGTTGATAAATCGAAAGTAAACGTATGGGATTAACAAGACTGCAGAGTGAAGAATAAGGGAAAGGATCCAAGCCCGTCTCTCAGAGTCTGAGACAACCTGCATGGAGAGAGCAAAGGACCATACACACACAGTCACACAGATATAGAAGAAATTTCTGTGCAACCTCCGCCATTGGCCCGTAATACCAACGGAAAACCCCAATACAAGATCTACCAGCCCGGTCAACCAACAGGCGGCAGCATAGAAGACCAGAGACAGCTGATCAGAAGAAAACACAGGCTATCAGAACCTCACACACCCCGCCTCTTCCGTCCATCCTGATGCGGAAGAGCAAAACTGCCAGAAGCCATTGCTCCACAGAGCGCTATTTCGCCAGCCAGTAAGCTTGCAGCAATAATCTCCGCGAACTTAACAGCCCGGTTTGCCCCAAAACAATCCATTAATTCTAAGCAGCACTTCTGAGAAGGAAGAATAGTACCACCACCGACCGTCCCCACAACAAGATTTGGCAGATGCAGACCAATAGATAGGCCGTCTGCACACACTTCAGAGTGGATTGTGCCTATTGAGGAGTTTACTACACTTGCAACGTCTTGGCCGCATGCAATAAATATGCTCGATAGGCCATTTGCGTATTGTGCCGTCATACCGATAGCACCCGCAAGAAAGCTTCCTAATGCACCACACTCCCAAACCTCATGGGCTTGGTCTGGTGTCACTCCCAAATAACGCTCGAGTAAGCGACTCGGCACAAAGGCATCTGCCACCACTTCCTTCCCATATCCGGTGACATAATTGAGCGCAGACACCTTCTTGTCCTGAGACAGATTGGAGCGCAGGATATACCTTGGTGCATACCCATCTTCAACCAGCTTGTCACAAACAGCACTTGTTGCCAACACTATCATATTCAAACCCATAGCATCGCCAGTAGTGTAGGTAAACTTCACAAACACCCTACGGCCAATTGTTAAGGGTTCAAGATTGACAAGCTTTGTATGCCTACTGGATCTGTCAATGATGGACTGAAATCGTTGTTTTTGACTCCGCACCCAGTGACAGAAGTCCCAAGCTGACTCACTACTTTCAAACAGGAATACAGGAGATATGTGAATCTGGTCACGAAGCACCCGTGTGTTCACTCCCCCACACCTAGACAGCATTCTCATCCCGAGCGTATATCCAGCCACAAGTGTAGCTTCCGTTGTAGCGAAGGGAACATA
Coding sequences within it:
- a CDS encoding GAF domain-containing protein — its product is MFSSDQLSLVFYAAACWLTGLVDLVLGFSVGITGQWRRLHRNFFYICVTVCVWSFALSMQVVSDSERRAWILSLILHSAVLLIPYVYFRFINILLGCWYRQLLWLGWLIIGVLGWGLYSGYVVGGVHSPLYFRYYSSPGPWYPLMLAYFLGYSVFGFVLVLKARASASPQQRNQLNFVLAASMVGFYGGSMTYLPVYGIPPILPTVIVVPLYPVLLAYAIVRHRMLDLSIALTRTGAWAVVYFFVLVIPVTFSIALKETLEQLVPEYWWLFPVGLYTLLAACAPLAAGVASRRVERLIRREERHYQDTLLAAASGMTRIRNLDHLFSLIVRVLTKTVGLTHAAIFQLDKDSTDYVQRKRRGSIESEDIVSVLADDPLVHALETTRDPLLYEDLGRSFIEQHVDDPTIRRLLAGAAARMQSLKAALIVPCFVERRLLGFIVLGNKKNRAIFSKEDLNVFRALASQAGLAVENALFFQEIESTHAQLFQSEKLATVGQLASGMAHEIRNPLAIISVKAQALRMQNELPPLGELMTVMTDIEGQCQRASDIIRRLLQFSKVQKGNDIIDINHAVEETIAMVNHQISLDNIEIGLKLSDETPRVVGNLNELQEVFLNLMINAAQAMGNKGGKIALSTDVDKEMVEIKVADTGPGISEENLRHLFDPFFTTKDEGTGLGLYVVHRVVEKHVGHIWAASEVGKGTTFVVRLPLATEKDIQEQEEKTA
- a CDS encoding 3-hydroxy-3-methylglutaryl-CoA reductase, which gives rise to MKEKTGVDLDELRDTPTRELVASRFVENFVGFSRVPTGVAGPIRVNGMMASGDYYVPFATTEATLVAGYTLGMRMLSRCGGVNTRVLRDQIHISPVFLFESSESAWDFCHWVRSQKQRFQSIIDRSSRHTKLVNLEPLTIGRRVFVKFTYTTGDAMGLNMIVLATSAVCDKLVEDGYAPRYILRSNLSQDKKVSALNYVTGYGKEVVADAFVPSRLLERYLGVTPDQAHEVWECGALGSFLAGAIGMTAQYANGLSSIFIACGQDVASVVNSSIGTIHSEVCADGLSIGLHLPNLVVGTVGGGTILPSQKCCLELMDCFGANRAVKFAEIIAASLLAGEIALCGAMASGSFALPHQDGRKRRGV